The following proteins come from a genomic window of Salvia hispanica cultivar TCC Black 2014 chromosome 4, UniMelb_Shisp_WGS_1.0, whole genome shotgun sequence:
- the LOC125221277 gene encoding uncharacterized protein LOC125221277: MDLEENGSPIERFVDETEGGHFFDERDERCSMDTLERLLWDDFWHIEVLDTKYQFIHCLVRDERDMNFRFNAVYGHLFPSRRDILWQQLAYIQVANDLLLFGKADVVSAENVAQVLDEFCTSSGMKVSTTKTTISFSKNVKNETRRNLKELLGVREVQGLGKYLGVPLLHRRVNKNTYAYIVDIMKGKIANWTIGRMSLAGKVSLAQSMLSTMPLYAMQTAKIPIGTCDEMEKVIRGFVMSMVAWDMVTCSREEGGLGLRNLHLVNNAFGMKAVDFFVDSSGLAWDMFERFVPAEVASIIAATSPPRAMEEDDVAFWGPSSTGDFTVKTAYDSLARVPESVSYLPWARIWNWYGPQRIKAFFWLLLKNGVLVNTERRRSSKLQTGSEVNSCTIFGVGCWSVWKKMCGFVLNNERLSSKPVISQTIIMAKNVEYARMAAVVGEGLPRQPVSVFWQPPLSTILKLNTNASLEKGTGRAYGGGLFRDVLGQWGQGLLQTLENCKKDENKNVEVENDNPVVVALQRNLR; encoded by the exons ATGGATTTGGAGGAGAATGGGAGCCCAATAGAGAGGTTCGTGGATGAGACGGAAGGTGGGCACTTTTTTGATGAGCGTGATGAACGGTGTTCTATGGACACGCTAGAGCGG CTGCTATGGGATGACTTTTGGCACATTGAGGTTCTTGACACGAAATATCAATTCATTCACTGTCTGGTGCGGGATGAAAGAGATATGAATTTCAGATTCAATGCAGTCTATGGACACCTTTTTCCTAGTCGGCGTGACATACTTTGGCAACAATTGGCATATATTCAAGTTGCGA ATGATCTGTTGTTATTTGGGAAAGCTGATGTAGTCTCTGCTGAGAATGTTGCTCAAGTATTGGATGAGTTCTGCACAAGCTCAGGTATGAAAGTTAGTACTACAAAGACTACCATATCTTTCTccaaaaatgtgaaaaatgaaactcGAAGAAACTTGAAAGAGTTGTTGGGAGTGCGTGAAGTGCAGGGCTTGGGTAAATACCTAGGAGTCCCCTTATTGCATAGGAGGGTGAATAAGAATACATATGCTTACATTGTTGATATAATGAAGGGCAAAATAGCGAATTGGACCATCGGTAGAATGTCATTAGCAGGGAAAGTCTCCTTAGCTCAATCAATGCTGAGTACAATGCCCCTTTATGCTATGCAGACAGCAAAAATCCCAATAGGCACATGTGATGAAATGGAGAAAGTGATCCGAGGTTTTGTGATGAGCATGGTGGCATGGGATATGGTGACCTGCTCAAGAGAAGAAGGTGGGTTAGGATTGAGAAATCTTCATTTGGTGAATAATGCTTTTGGTATGAAG GCAGTGGATTTTTTCGTTGATAGCTCAGGTTTGGCATGGGATATGTTTGAGCGATTTGTTCCAGCTGAGGTAGCTAGTATTATTGCTGCTACTTCACCTCCAAGAGCAatggaagaagatgatgtAGCTTTTTGGGGACCTTCGTCGACAGGAGACTTCACAGTAAAAACCGCATATGACAGTCTAGCGAGAGTGCCTGAATCAGTAAGTTACTTACCGTGGGCGAGAATTTGGAATTGGTATGGGCCACAACGAATTAAGGCTTTCTTTTGGCTTCTCTTGAAAAATGGTGTGCTGGTTAACACAGAAAGGAGGAGAAG CTCTAAACTTCAAACGGGAAGTGAGGTGAATTCGTGCACCATCTTTGGAGTGGGGTGCTGGAGTGTGTGGAAGAAAATGTGTGGATTCGTTTTGAATAATGAAAGATTGAGTTCTAAGCCTGTTATATCACAAACTATAATTATGGCAAAGAATGTGGAGTATGCGAGAATGGCTGCTGTAGTGGGTGAGGGTTTGCCTAGACAACCAGTGTCAGTCTTCTGGCAACCACCATTGTCAACTATATTGAAGCTGAACACGAATGCTTCCTTAGAGAAGGGGACCGGCCGTGCATATGGGGGAGGACTTTTCCGTGATGTTTTAGGACAGTGGGGACAAGGTTTGTTGCAAACATTAGA AAATTGCAAAAAGGATGAGAATAAGAATGTTGAGGTAGAGAACGACAATCCTGTAGTTGTTGCTTTACAGAGAAATTTGAGGTGA
- the LOC125221278 gene encoding ATP-dependent zinc metalloprotease FTSH 8, mitochondrial-like: MIPVLYYEKFYPKDKKEIPKKSEQKSQSKEEGKKSEDDGISITFSMDLQNIIASLLVIALFSSAISSKPNGEKQSYKSVLTYQCIINLQISFQEFKNKLLEPGLVDHIVISNKSVAKVYVRSSPQNLSGSTDSTEGSDFDTPVSDTQPKAKTSQYKYYFNIGSVETFEEKLEEAQEALGIDPHDYVPVTYVSEGAWLQELMRFAPTLLLLGSLFFISRKMQAGFGVGGGGGKGGRGIFNIGKAHFTKMDKNAKNKIYFKDVAGCDEAKQEIMEFVHFLKNPKKYEELGAKIPKGALLVGPPGTGKTLLAKATAGESGVPFLSISGSDFMEMFVGVGPSRVRSLFQEARQCAPSIIFIDEIDAIGRARGRGGMSGSHDERESTLNQLLVEMDGFGTTAGVVVLAGTNRPDILDNALLRPGRFDRQISIDKPDIKGREQIFQIYLKKIKLDNEPSYFSQRLAALTPGFAGADIANVCNEAALIAARSEQAKVKMEHFDSAIDRIIGGLEKKNRVVSKIERRTVAYHESGHAVAGWFLEHAEPLLKVTIVPRGTAALGFAQYVPNENLLMTKEQLLDMTCMTLGGRAAEQVPHFSV, from the exons ATGATCCCCGTTCTCT ATTACGAGAAATTTTATCCCAAAGACAAGAAGGAGATTCCGAAAAAGAGTGAGCAGAAATCGCAATCAAAAG AGGAAGGGAAGAAATCTGAGGATGACGGCATCAGTATAACATTTTCTATGGATCTCCAGAATATAATTGCTTCTTTACTGGTTATTGCGTTGTTCTCTTCTGCAATTTCGTCAAAACCGAATGGAGAGAAACAG TCGTATAAAAG TGTATTGACttatcaatgcattattaacTTGCAGATTAGTTTCCAAGAGTTCAAAAATAAGCTTCTGGAACCAGGTTTAGTCGACCATAttgttatttcaaataaatctgTTGCCAAAGTTTATGTAAGAAGCTCGCCGCAGAATCTTAGTGGCAGCACTGATTCAACTGAAGGATCTGACTTTGATACTCCGGTTAGCGACACACAGCCAAAAGCAAAAACAAGTCAATATAAATACTACTTCAACATTGGAAGTGTTGAAACgtttgaagaaaaattggaAGAAGCCCAAGAAGCATTGGGCATCGACCCACATGATTATGTACCCGTTACATATGTTTCCGAAGGGGCCTGGCTCCAAGAGTTGATGAGGTTTGCTCCCACTCTTTTGTTATTGGgatcacttttctttataagCCGGAAAATGCAAGCTGGATTCGGAGTAGGTGGTGGTGGCGGAAAGGGTGGCCGTGGAATCTTTAACATTGGGAAAGCTCACTTTACGAAAATGGATAAGAACGCAAAAAATAag ATTTACTTCAAAGATGTTGCTGGCTGTGATGAAGCAAAACAAGAGATTATGGAGTTTGTACACTTCCTGAAGAACCCAAAAAAGTATGAGGAACTGGGGGCCAAAATCCCTAAAGGAGCTCTATTGGTTGGACCTCCTGGGACTGGTAAAACGCTCCTAGCAAAAGCTACAGCTGGTGAATCTGGTGTGCCTTTTCTGTCCATATCTGGCTCTGATTTCATGGAGATGTTTGTGGGAGTTGGGCCCTCGAGGGTAAGAAGCTTGTTCCAAGAGGCAAGGCAATGCGCACCTAGTATCATATTCATAGATGAGATTGATGCAATTGGTCGAGCAAGGGGACGTGGAGGGATGTCTGGTTCCCATGATGAGCGTGAAAGCACTCTCAACCAGTTGCTTGTGGAAATGGATGGATTTGGAACAACTGCTGGTGTGGTTGTTCTTGCTGGCACCAATAGACCAGATATCTTAGACAACGCATTGCTGAGACCTGGCCGATTTGATCGCCAAATTAGCATAGACAAACCAGATATCAAGGGTCGGGAGCAAATATTCCAGATCTATCTGAAGAAGATTAAACTTGACAATGAACCTTCTTACTTCTCTCAGAGACTAGCAGCCCTCACTCCTGGATTTGCAGGTGCAGATATTGCAAATGTTTGCAATGAAGCTGCTCTAATTGCTGCTAGATCTGAGCAAGCAAAGGTGAAAATGGAACATTTTGATTCAGCTATAGACAGAATTATCGGTGGTCTTGAGAAGAAAAATAGG GTTGTAAGTAAGATTGAACGCAGGACTGTAGCCTATCACGAATCAGGTCATGCTGTGGCTGGCTGGTTTTTAGAACATGCAGAACCCTTGTTGAAGGTCACCATCGTTCCTCGTGGTACTGCTGCACTTGGATTTGCTCAATATGTTCCTAATGAGAATCTTCTCATGACGAAAGAGCAGCTTCTTGATATGACTTGCATGACTCTTGGTGGACGGGCAGCTGAACAGGTACCCCACTTTTCAGTATGA
- the LOC125222090 gene encoding uncharacterized protein LOC125222090 isoform X1, which translates to MLFPSPLSLSSPAIFLSLFISFNSNLTPFNSLSIRTFFSRVARFLEFSEQMASTGTSNIYIHVIEDVINKVRDEFVTDGGPGDDVLAELQGIWELKMMHAGAILGPIDRSAKQKAAGGPVTPNPVHDLNVPYEGTEEYETPTADMLFPPTPLQTPMQTPLPGMAQTPLPGTAQTPLPGTAQTPLPGNDSSPYYNIPTGGTPITPNEYSSNNDNGGEGQMRTGGGRPSQYMQPPSSWLSQRPPLDVNVAYVEGREEGDKGAPNHPPTQDFFLMPSGKRKREDIPPQYHSGGYIPQQDGAGDVLPEVLKVKF; encoded by the exons ATGCTCTTCCCCTCtccactttctctctcatcgCCGGCgatcttcctctctctcttcatttcctTCAATTCAAACCTCACTCCATTCAATTCACTTTCGATTCGGACCTTCTTCTCTCGCGTTGCTCGATTTCTAGAGTTTTCCGAACAAATGGCGAGCACCGGCACCAGCAATATCTACATCCACGTCATCGAGGACGTCATCAACAAGGTCCGAGATGAGTTCGTCACCGATGGGGGTCCCGGAGATGACGTCCTTGCTGAGCTCCAAGGA ATATGGGAACTGAAAATGATGCACGCTGGCGCTATTTTGGGTCCAATAGATAGGTCGGCGAAGCAGAAAGCAGCAGGAGGTCCGGTGACGCCTAATCCCGTGCATGATCTTAACGTACCTTATGAAGGCACTGAGGAGTATGAAACTCCCACTGCTGATATGCTCTTTCCTCCG ACCCCACTACAAACACCTATGCAGACGCCATTGCCGGGGATGGCCCAGACACCATTGCCTGGAACAGCTCAGACTCCCCTTCCTGGAACAGCTCAAACTCCTCTTCCTGGAAATGACAGCAGTCCGTACTACAACATTCCGACTGGTGGAACACCGATAACCCCCAATGAGTACTCCTCTAATAATGACAATGGTGGTGAAGGTCAGATGAGAACTGGAGGTGGAAGGCCTAGCCAATATATG CAACCACCTTCATCTTGGTTGAGTCAAAGGCCACCTCTTGATGTGAATGTTG CTTATGTGGAAGGTCGGGAGGAGGGTGACAAGGGAGCGCCCAATCATCCACCAACTCAG GATTTTTTCTTGATGCCTTCTGGAAAACGAAAACGTGAGGACATTCCTCCACAATATCATTCTGGTGGATATATCCCCCAACAGGATGGAGCTGGAGATGTTTTACCTGAGGTGTTAAAGGTGAAGTTTTGA
- the LOC125222090 gene encoding uncharacterized protein LOC125222090 isoform X2 has translation MLFPSPLSLSSPAIFLSLFISFNSNLTPFNSLSIRTFFSRVARFLEFSEQMASTGTSNIYIHVIEDVINKVRDEFVTDGGPGDDVLAELQGIWELKMMHAGAILGPIDRSAKQKAAGGPVTPNPVHDLNVPYEGTEEYETPTADMLFPPTPLQTPMQTPLPGMAQTPLPGTAQTPLPGTAQTPLPGNDSSPYYNIPTGGTPITPNEYSSNNDNGGEGQMRTGGGRPSQYMQPPSSWLSQRPPLDVNVAYVEGREEGDKGAPNHPPTQQRRSAN, from the exons ATGCTCTTCCCCTCtccactttctctctcatcgCCGGCgatcttcctctctctcttcatttcctTCAATTCAAACCTCACTCCATTCAATTCACTTTCGATTCGGACCTTCTTCTCTCGCGTTGCTCGATTTCTAGAGTTTTCCGAACAAATGGCGAGCACCGGCACCAGCAATATCTACATCCACGTCATCGAGGACGTCATCAACAAGGTCCGAGATGAGTTCGTCACCGATGGGGGTCCCGGAGATGACGTCCTTGCTGAGCTCCAAGGA ATATGGGAACTGAAAATGATGCACGCTGGCGCTATTTTGGGTCCAATAGATAGGTCGGCGAAGCAGAAAGCAGCAGGAGGTCCGGTGACGCCTAATCCCGTGCATGATCTTAACGTACCTTATGAAGGCACTGAGGAGTATGAAACTCCCACTGCTGATATGCTCTTTCCTCCG ACCCCACTACAAACACCTATGCAGACGCCATTGCCGGGGATGGCCCAGACACCATTGCCTGGAACAGCTCAGACTCCCCTTCCTGGAACAGCTCAAACTCCTCTTCCTGGAAATGACAGCAGTCCGTACTACAACATTCCGACTGGTGGAACACCGATAACCCCCAATGAGTACTCCTCTAATAATGACAATGGTGGTGAAGGTCAGATGAGAACTGGAGGTGGAAGGCCTAGCCAATATATG CAACCACCTTCATCTTGGTTGAGTCAAAGGCCACCTCTTGATGTGAATGTTG CTTATGTGGAAGGTCGGGAGGAGGGTGACAAGGGAGCGCCCAATCATCCACCAACTCAG CAACGACGATCTGCAAATTAA